In Dehalogenimonas etheniformans, one genomic interval encodes:
- the rpoC gene encoding DNA-directed RNA polymerase subunit beta', which yields MNEVIDFDAIRISLASPEQIRSWSYGEVTKPETINYRTLKPERDGLFCERIFGPTKDFECSCGKYKRIRYKGIICDKCGVEVARAKVRRERMGHIELACPVGHIWFTRGIPSRVGLLLDLSTRSLERIVYFSHYVITSVNEAARQTAIGDLEKGRRLEMDERQSEIEAKASEMESAGADVQEINNLRRDFEAERDESEEETVSIVEQLAGLRTGNLLTESQYYDLKTRYPDIFDAKMGAEAILDLLRAIDLGEMRNHLIQETRSSSGQRRKKASKQLQLVEAFRRSGNKPEWMVLTVLPVLPPDLRPMVQLDGGRFATSDLNDLYRRVINRNNRLQHLLEIGAPEIIIRNEKRMLQEAVDSLIDNGRRGRSVAVSGDHKAKSISDLLRGKQGRFRQNLLGKRVDYSGRSVIVVGPSLQLHQCGLPRRMALELFKPFVMHRLVTDGLAPNIKSARRLVERARPEVYDILEDVVKDRPVMLNRAPTLHRLSIQAFEPVLIDGSALQIHPLVCSAFNADFDGDQMAVHLPLSKAAVKEAREAMLSIHNMLLPSSGDPVVTPSLDMVFGCFYLTTIRPGLKGEGKHFGSFEEVKRYFDLGIIELRAEIEVRTPEGEKLKTSAGRIIFNEALPPGLPFFNKPVDKSTIRRLIGEYKRITSDEIMAKSLDQVKQLGFRFATRSGITIAMGDIAVPAAKSNIVATAESETAVIEQQYSQGLITDDERYAGVIEIWMRATEQITDAISKGLDTYGNVYMMATSGAKGNISQIRQMAGMRGLMTNPSGRIIDFPIKASLREGLSAIEYFISTHGARKGLADTALRTSGSGYLTRRLIDVTQDLIVFEDDCGTTDGLWIEEPKEKGILPPLAERISGRLAAQPVANPQTGEILVERNGEIDDKKAKEIAAAGVTAVYVRSPLSCGSRRGVCTKCYWRDLGRGHTVEPYTAVGIVAAQSIGEPGTQLTLRTFHTGGVVGTDITTGLPRVEELFEARPPKAQAIISEIDGTVQVMESDAGRSVQVISRETYQDEYDLPEGWKLEVTEGQPVDMGAVLATAPEAAKKSAHLTTGESVLAARVGGRVSVEGTRLVIKYEDIDQREYLVPAASHIAVKDGEAVKAGQRLTDGSVNPQDILAVLGREAVQRYLVEEVQKVYFSQGVHINDKHIEVIVRQMMNRVRIDSSGDTDLVPGELVDKFRYEDINANILAEGGEPATAHTVLMGITRASLSTESWLAAASFQETTRVLTDAAIHGKKDVLSGLKENVIIGKLIPAQCQSCRDATADKNAELEAAKMVQLEQPAI from the coding sequence ATGAATGAAGTCATTGATTTTGACGCCATTCGGATCTCGCTAGCCTCTCCGGAGCAGATCCGGAGTTGGTCGTATGGTGAGGTCACCAAACCAGAGACGATCAACTATCGGACTCTTAAGCCGGAACGCGACGGCCTATTCTGCGAGCGCATTTTCGGACCTACTAAAGACTTCGAATGCTCTTGCGGTAAATACAAGCGCATCCGCTACAAGGGTATCATCTGCGATAAATGCGGTGTCGAAGTTGCCCGGGCCAAAGTACGTCGCGAGCGCATGGGCCACATTGAGCTTGCCTGCCCGGTCGGCCATATCTGGTTTACCCGAGGCATACCCTCTCGGGTTGGACTGCTGCTTGATCTGTCTACCCGCAGCCTCGAGCGCATTGTCTACTTTTCCCACTACGTTATCACCTCGGTCAACGAAGCTGCCCGCCAAACCGCTATAGGCGATCTTGAAAAAGGACGGCGCCTTGAGATGGATGAGCGCCAGAGCGAGATCGAAGCCAAGGCTTCCGAGATGGAATCCGCCGGCGCCGACGTCCAGGAGATCAACAACCTGCGCCGCGACTTCGAAGCCGAACGCGACGAAAGCGAAGAAGAGACGGTCAGCATCGTCGAACAACTGGCTGGTTTGCGCACCGGCAACCTGTTGACTGAAAGCCAGTATTATGATTTGAAGACTCGGTACCCGGATATCTTCGATGCGAAGATGGGCGCTGAGGCGATTCTCGACCTTTTACGCGCCATCGACCTGGGCGAAATGCGAAATCACCTCATCCAGGAAACCCGCTCTTCTTCCGGTCAGAGGCGCAAGAAGGCATCCAAGCAGCTTCAACTGGTCGAGGCTTTCCGCCGTAGCGGCAACAAACCTGAATGGATGGTTCTGACCGTTCTGCCGGTGTTGCCTCCGGATCTGCGCCCGATGGTGCAGCTCGACGGCGGACGTTTTGCCACTTCGGATCTTAACGACCTCTATCGCCGCGTCATCAACCGCAACAACCGCCTGCAGCACCTTCTCGAGATCGGCGCTCCGGAGATCATCATTCGCAATGAAAAGCGTATGCTCCAAGAGGCTGTCGACTCCCTGATTGATAACGGGCGCCGCGGCCGCTCCGTCGCCGTGTCCGGCGACCACAAGGCCAAGTCTATTTCCGATCTGCTTCGCGGCAAGCAGGGCCGCTTCCGCCAGAACCTGCTGGGTAAGCGCGTCGACTATTCCGGCCGTTCGGTCATCGTGGTCGGCCCCAGCCTCCAACTCCATCAGTGCGGTTTACCTCGCCGTATGGCCCTCGAACTTTTTAAACCATTCGTCATGCATCGCCTGGTGACTGACGGTTTGGCGCCTAATATTAAGAGCGCCCGCCGATTGGTGGAGCGTGCCCGACCTGAGGTCTACGACATCCTTGAGGACGTAGTCAAAGACAGGCCGGTGATGCTCAACCGCGCCCCGACACTGCACCGTTTATCGATCCAGGCTTTTGAGCCGGTTTTGATTGATGGCTCGGCGCTGCAGATCCACCCTCTCGTCTGTTCCGCTTTCAACGCGGACTTCGATGGCGACCAGATGGCTGTCCATCTGCCTCTGTCCAAGGCTGCGGTCAAGGAAGCCCGGGAGGCGATGCTCTCCATTCATAACATGCTTCTGCCGTCCTCCGGTGATCCGGTGGTTACGCCCAGCCTTGATATGGTATTTGGTTGTTTCTACTTGACCACTATCCGCCCCGGCCTCAAGGGCGAGGGCAAGCACTTCGGCAGCTTCGAAGAAGTCAAGAGATATTTCGATCTCGGTATTATCGAGCTTCGGGCTGAAATAGAAGTCAGGACTCCTGAAGGCGAGAAACTAAAGACCAGTGCCGGCCGGATCATTTTCAACGAGGCGTTACCACCCGGTCTGCCCTTCTTCAACAAACCGGTTGACAAGTCAACTATCCGCCGGCTTATCGGCGAATATAAGCGGATTACCAGTGATGAAATAATGGCTAAGTCGCTTGATCAGGTCAAACAACTTGGTTTCCGCTTTGCGACCCGGTCCGGTATTACTATCGCTATGGGCGACATTGCCGTACCAGCCGCAAAGTCGAACATCGTTGCCACTGCGGAATCTGAAACTGCGGTCATCGAACAGCAATACTCTCAGGGTCTTATCACCGACGATGAACGGTACGCTGGCGTTATCGAGATCTGGATGCGCGCCACTGAACAGATTACCGACGCCATCTCCAAGGGCCTTGATACCTACGGCAACGTCTACATGATGGCTACTTCGGGCGCAAAGGGTAACATTTCCCAGATCCGGCAGATGGCAGGTATGCGCGGCCTTATGACTAACCCCTCCGGCCGTATCATCGACTTCCCGATCAAGGCATCCTTGCGCGAAGGCTTATCCGCCATCGAATACTTCATTTCCACCCATGGCGCGCGCAAGGGTCTCGCCGACACAGCTCTTCGGACCTCCGGTTCCGGCTACCTGACCCGCCGCCTCATCGACGTTACCCAGGACCTTATCGTCTTCGAGGATGATTGCGGCACCACCGATGGTCTATGGATTGAGGAACCAAAAGAGAAAGGAATTCTTCCTCCTCTGGCCGAGCGGATTTCGGGCAGGTTGGCCGCTCAGCCGGTTGCCAATCCCCAGACCGGTGAGATCCTGGTTGAACGAAACGGTGAGATCGATGATAAAAAGGCTAAAGAGATCGCCGCCGCCGGCGTCACTGCGGTCTATGTCCGCTCGCCTTTATCCTGCGGCTCACGCCGCGGTGTCTGCACCAAGTGCTATTGGCGCGACCTCGGCCGCGGTCACACCGTCGAACCCTATACCGCTGTAGGTATCGTCGCTGCCCAGAGTATCGGCGAACCCGGCACGCAGTTGACCCTGCGGACCTTCCACACAGGTGGCGTCGTCGGTACGGATATCACCACCGGTCTGCCTCGCGTCGAGGAACTTTTCGAAGCCCGGCCTCCCAAAGCTCAGGCTATCATTTCCGAGATCGATGGCACGGTCCAGGTAATGGAGTCGGATGCCGGCCGAAGTGTACAGGTTATCTCGCGTGAGACTTACCAGGATGAATATGATTTGCCCGAAGGTTGGAAACTCGAAGTAACCGAAGGCCAGCCGGTTGATATGGGTGCAGTTCTTGCCACCGCACCGGAAGCCGCCAAGAAGTCTGCCCACCTGACCACCGGCGAATCCGTCTTGGCTGCCCGCGTTGGCGGCCGGGTCAGCGTCGAAGGTACACGCCTTGTGATCAAATATGAAGACATCGACCAACGCGAGTATCTCGTACCGGCGGCCTCCCATATCGCGGTTAAAGATGGGGAAGCTGTCAAAGCCGGCCAGCGCCTTACCGACGGCTCGGTCAATCCGCAGGATATCCTGGCGGTGCTTGGCCGTGAGGCCGTTCAGCGGTATCTCGTTGAAGAAGTTCAGAAGGTTTACTTCTCCCAAGGCGTTCATATCAATGACAAGCACATCGAGGTTATCGTTCGCCAGATGATGAACCGGGTTAGGATCGATTCCTCCGGTGATACCGATCTGGTCCCGGGTGAACTGGTTGACAAGTTCCGTTACGAGGACATCAACGCCAACATTTTGGCTGAAGGCGGCGAACCTGCCACAGCCCACACCGTCCTCATGGGTATCACCAGGGCTTCGTTGTCGACCGAATCATGGCTGGCTGCAGCCTCCTTCCAGGAGACGACCCGCGTTCTTACCGACGCCGCCATCCACGGCAAGAAAGACGTCCTCTCCGGACTCAAGGAGAATGTCATTATCGGTAAGCTTATCCCGGCTCAATGTCAGTCCTGCCGGGACGCCACTGCCGATAAAAACGCCGAACTGGAGGCCGCCAAGATGGTACAATTGGAACAGCCGGCGATCTAA
- a CDS encoding DNA-directed RNA polymerase subunit beta, producing the protein MVSTLAATGELSAAAARKSYSKIPEVVDVPNLIDIQLASFRWFMEDALKELIEEISPVKDFNGNRMELEFIGYEFREPRLSEEECQQRDQNYSVPLYVKARLIIKATGEIKEPFELFFGDLPLMTRNGTFITSGTERVVVSQLLRSPGVYFTVQEDTATGRPLCHTSLIPSRGAWLEFETSNRDVVSVKIDGRRKIPVTSFLRAIGYSSDQELINLFSDVDTSMEHLYTQSSIDKDPLIRDTNGALIDIYGRLRPGDPANVENASRLVNDMFFSPDHYDLGMVGRYKVNRRLNLEGKVSEENRALTREDIVAIIKQIIRINNGIEHADDIDHLGNRRIRTVGELIQNQFRIGLLRLERVAKERMSIVALDQVTPSGLVNIRPVVAAVREFFGGSQLSQFMDQTNPLAELTHKRRLSAMGPGGLSRERAGFDVRDVHYSHYGRICPIETPEGPNIGLIGSLASYSRVNRYGFIETPYRKVLKELLNHDSRLIGLAIREDVKDETGNSILSAGHIVDDKSFSKIAKLPEHLVMVEPFVSDEVPYLSADEEDKYVVAQATARLDSRGRFIDERIESRFGEQYLYEPPIKIDYMDVSPRQIFSVAASLIPFLEHDDANRALMGANMQRQAVPLLRPEAPLVATGMEMEAVRYSGHVIFARTSGTVKSVTSEKIVIKTDGKTEDSYKLIKFMRTNQGTCINQRPVVSVGDAVKAGQVLADSSATENGELALGQNVICAFMSWHGYNYEDAIIISDRLVKADRFTSIHISKHEVEARDTKLGLEEITRDIPNVGEESLRELDEEGIIRVGAEVGPDDILVGKITPKGETELSAEEKLLRAIFGEKAREVKDTSLRMPHGEWGKVIAVKVFTRDGGDDLPARVNKWVQVWVAQKRKISVGDKLAGRHGNKGVISIVAPAEDMPFLPDGTPVDVVLNPIGVPSRMNLGQILELHLGWAGHLLGFRVRTPVFDGATDVAIEDDLARAYIAQVAGLIKLDYELKDPKAVASAAAAWLNKRGYDGTRAFDDNHPGFGRETCLRLWLEEQGADDARTIAVSELDARVFKLSRENNIPSPVAGKMILRDGKTGELFDQPITVGNMYILKLIHLVEDKVHARATGPYSLISQQPLGGKAQFGGQRFGEMEVWTLESYGAAYNLQEMLTIKSDDVTGRAKAYESIVKGEDVSQPGVPESFKVLVKELQSLGLAVEVINEEEKVLSAERLPEVGTREEESELATLAGELTSQLVEVDDSGEEETEEEDTDN; encoded by the coding sequence ATGGTCTCAACATTAGCCGCTACCGGCGAACTGTCGGCGGCCGCAGCCCGCAAATCCTATTCCAAAATCCCCGAGGTCGTCGATGTTCCTAATCTGATCGACATTCAATTGGCATCGTTCCGCTGGTTTATGGAGGATGCCCTAAAGGAACTGATAGAAGAAATCTCGCCGGTTAAAGACTTCAACGGCAACCGTATGGAGCTCGAATTCATCGGTTACGAGTTCCGGGAACCGCGTCTTTCCGAGGAAGAATGCCAGCAAAGGGACCAAAATTATTCGGTGCCGCTATATGTGAAAGCAAGGCTTATTATCAAAGCCACCGGCGAAATTAAAGAACCATTTGAACTTTTCTTCGGCGACCTGCCGCTGATGACCCGCAACGGCACCTTTATCACCAGCGGTACGGAACGGGTCGTCGTAAGCCAGCTTTTGCGTTCTCCCGGTGTCTATTTTACCGTCCAGGAAGACACAGCTACCGGACGCCCGCTATGCCATACCTCCCTTATTCCCAGCCGCGGCGCGTGGTTGGAATTTGAAACATCCAACCGTGATGTCGTCTCGGTTAAAATCGACGGCCGGCGCAAAATCCCGGTCACCAGTTTTCTTAGGGCCATCGGTTACAGCTCCGATCAGGAACTGATCAATTTATTCAGCGATGTCGATACTTCGATGGAGCACCTGTACACCCAGTCCTCGATCGACAAGGACCCCCTGATCCGCGACACTAATGGTGCTTTGATCGATATTTACGGCCGTCTTCGCCCCGGTGATCCGGCCAACGTGGAGAACGCCTCCCGTCTGGTGAACGACATGTTCTTCAGCCCGGACCACTACGACCTGGGCATGGTCGGCCGATACAAGGTCAACCGCCGACTCAATCTGGAAGGCAAGGTCTCGGAAGAGAACCGCGCGCTTACCCGCGAGGATATAGTTGCTATCATCAAACAGATCATCCGCATCAACAACGGTATTGAACATGCTGATGATATCGATCATCTTGGCAACCGGCGCATCAGAACGGTCGGAGAACTGATTCAGAATCAGTTCCGCATCGGTTTGCTTCGTTTGGAGCGAGTCGCCAAGGAACGCATGAGCATAGTCGCCCTTGATCAGGTGACGCCCAGCGGTCTGGTCAATATCCGGCCCGTTGTCGCTGCCGTCCGCGAGTTTTTCGGCGGCTCCCAGTTGTCGCAATTCATGGACCAGACGAATCCTCTTGCCGAGCTGACTCACAAGCGGCGTTTGTCCGCCATGGGCCCCGGCGGTTTGTCGCGCGAGCGGGCTGGGTTCGACGTTCGTGATGTGCACTATTCCCACTACGGCCGTATCTGCCCCATCGAAACCCCTGAAGGCCCGAACATTGGCCTTATCGGTTCGCTGGCGTCCTACAGCCGCGTCAATCGCTATGGGTTCATCGAAACGCCTTATCGCAAAGTTCTGAAAGAACTCTTGAATCATGATTCCCGATTGATAGGTCTGGCGATTCGGGAAGATGTGAAGGACGAGACCGGCAATAGTATTCTATCGGCCGGACATATCGTCGACGACAAGTCCTTTTCTAAGATTGCCAAATTGCCTGAACACCTGGTCATGGTTGAGCCTTTTGTCTCCGACGAAGTCCCTTACCTCTCAGCCGATGAAGAGGACAAATATGTCGTCGCTCAGGCTACCGCCAGGCTTGACTCCCGGGGCCGTTTCATCGACGAGCGCATCGAGTCCCGGTTCGGCGAGCAATATTTATATGAGCCGCCGATCAAGATCGATTACATGGACGTTTCGCCGCGGCAGATCTTTTCTGTGGCTGCTTCCCTGATACCGTTCCTGGAGCACGATGATGCCAACCGCGCTCTCATGGGCGCCAACATGCAACGCCAGGCGGTCCCCTTGCTCCGGCCGGAAGCCCCGCTGGTGGCTACCGGTATGGAAATGGAGGCTGTGCGATATTCGGGTCATGTCATTTTTGCCCGTACCTCAGGCACGGTTAAATCGGTCACTTCGGAAAAGATCGTCATCAAAACTGATGGTAAAACCGAAGACAGCTATAAACTGATCAAATTCATGCGCACCAACCAGGGTACCTGCATCAATCAGCGCCCGGTAGTTTCGGTGGGTGACGCGGTCAAAGCCGGGCAGGTGCTGGCTGATTCCTCAGCCACCGAGAACGGTGAGTTGGCCCTCGGGCAGAATGTCATCTGTGCCTTCATGAGCTGGCACGGCTACAACTACGAAGATGCCATCATCATTTCCGACCGCCTGGTAAAAGCCGACAGGTTTACATCGATACATATCTCCAAGCACGAGGTGGAGGCCCGCGACACCAAGCTGGGTCTCGAGGAAATCACCCGTGATATACCCAACGTCGGCGAAGAATCTCTCCGTGAACTCGACGAAGAGGGCATCATCCGGGTTGGCGCCGAGGTCGGACCAGACGACATCCTTGTAGGGAAAATCACCCCCAAGGGAGAAACCGAACTTTCTGCTGAAGAGAAACTGCTCAGGGCGATATTCGGCGAAAAAGCCCGCGAGGTCAAAGATACCTCGCTCCGCATGCCTCACGGAGAATGGGGCAAGGTCATCGCGGTAAAAGTCTTCACTCGCGATGGTGGCGATGACCTACCGGCTAGGGTCAACAAGTGGGTCCAGGTTTGGGTCGCCCAGAAACGCAAGATTTCGGTCGGCGACAAGCTGGCCGGACGCCACGGCAACAAGGGTGTCATTTCAATCGTTGCCCCGGCCGAGGACATGCCTTTCCTGCCCGACGGCACCCCGGTCGACGTGGTCTTGAACCCCATCGGAGTTCCATCCCGCATGAACCTTGGCCAAATATTGGAACTCCACCTCGGCTGGGCCGGGCATCTACTAGGTTTCCGGGTCCGCACCCCGGTCTTTGACGGCGCTACCGATGTCGCCATCGAAGACGATCTGGCCAGAGCCTACATCGCCCAGGTCGCTGGTCTGATCAAATTGGACTATGAACTTAAAGACCCCAAAGCAGTGGCTTCTGCCGCAGCTGCCTGGCTTAATAAACGCGGTTATGATGGCACAAGGGCGTTCGACGACAACCATCCGGGCTTCGGCAGGGAGACTTGTCTCAGGCTGTGGCTTGAAGAACAAGGCGCAGATGACGCGAGGACGATTGCTGTTTCCGAACTCGACGCGCGAGTGTTCAAGTTGTCTCGGGAAAACAATATACCGTCGCCCGTTGCTGGAAAGATGATCCTCCGTGACGGCAAGACAGGCGAGTTGTTCGATCAGCCTATTACCGTTGGCAATATGTACATCCTTAAACTCATCCACTTGGTCGAGGATAAGGTGCACGCCCGCGCCACTGGCCCATACTCCCTGATCAGCCAGCAACCTCTCGGCGGTAAAGCCCAATTCGGTGGTCAGCGCTTCGGCGAAATGGAAGTCTGGACTTTAGAGTCGTATGGTGCTGCCTACAACCTCCAGGAGATGTTGACCATCAAGTCGGACGACGTGACCGGCCGCGCCAAGGCTTATGAATCCATCGTCAAGGGCGAGGATGTTTCTCAACCCGGTGTTCCGGAATCCTTTAAGGTTTTGGTCAAAGAACTGCAAAGCCTTGGCCTGGCGGTTGAAGTCATCAATGAAGAAGAAAAAGTGCTTTCAGCCGAACGGCTGCCGGAAGTCGGAACCCGGGAAGAAGAATCGGAACTGGCTACCTTAGCCGGGGAATTGACTTCTCAACTCGTCGAAGTTGATGACTCCGGAGAAGAAGAAACTGAAGAAGAGGATACCGATAACTAA
- a CDS encoding bifunctional riboflavin kinase/FAD synthetase, whose product MTQLEKELSAYKPARPMALTIGVFDGVHLGHLALITETLRQAKENHLLSGVVTFAGHPRLVLGKHKDLSHLTSLSQRVRLIKETGIDTVVVLSFTKELASVSAEEFLSSLVKYLKLNRLVIGPDFALGKGREGNIESIKTIGSKLGFNVTVVPALQKNGHKVSSTLIRKAMSESNMAKVHDFLGRYFSLEGLVVKGEGRGATIGIPTANIKVPSDQALPADGVYATIAVLDGKSMPSITNIGTRPTFGEGHRTIETHLFNFTGDLYGRSLEIAIIEQIRPEKRFVDAKELLSQINRDIEKAKELLNKTGCIDA is encoded by the coding sequence GTGACACAACTCGAAAAGGAACTTTCGGCCTATAAGCCGGCTCGCCCGATGGCATTGACCATCGGAGTCTTTGACGGCGTTCACCTCGGGCACCTGGCACTCATAACCGAAACGCTACGGCAGGCTAAGGAAAACCATCTTCTTTCGGGGGTTGTTACATTCGCCGGGCATCCACGTCTGGTCCTGGGCAAACACAAAGACCTTTCCCATCTCACCAGCCTCAGTCAACGCGTTCGGCTCATCAAAGAAACCGGCATTGATACGGTCGTTGTCCTTTCTTTCACAAAAGAATTGGCATCTGTTTCTGCAGAGGAATTCCTGTCTTCTCTGGTTAAGTACCTGAAACTGAACAGACTGGTGATCGGACCGGACTTTGCCCTGGGCAAGGGCCGCGAAGGAAATATTGAATCAATCAAAACTATCGGTTCAAAACTCGGGTTCAATGTCACTGTGGTACCGGCCTTGCAGAAAAACGGGCATAAAGTGTCAAGCACACTCATCCGTAAAGCCATGTCCGAGAGTAATATGGCCAAGGTTCATGACTTTTTGGGGAGATATTTCAGCCTCGAAGGTCTGGTGGTGAAAGGGGAGGGACGCGGCGCGACCATTGGCATCCCGACTGCCAACATAAAAGTCCCCAGCGATCAGGCATTACCCGCGGACGGGGTATATGCGACTATCGCAGTTTTAGATGGAAAATCCATGCCCTCCATCACCAACATCGGAACAAGACCGACGTTCGGCGAGGGGCATCGGACAATCGAGACCCATCTTTTTAATTTCACCGGTGACCTTTACGGCCGTTCTCTTGAAATTGCTATAATAGAGCAGATCCGACCTGAAAAAAGATTCGTTGACGCCAAAGAGTTACTGTCCCAGATTAACCGCGACATTGAAAAAGCAAAAGAGTTATTGAATAAGACGGGTTGCATCGATGCCTGA
- the tyrS gene encoding tyrosine--tRNA ligase, which translates to MPELDFILKRAVSEIIDEQDLRKLLDTSRTLRLKEGFDPSSADIHLGHMVGLRKLRQLQELGHQVVLIVGDWTAQIGDPTGASVTRPMLTAEQVKANAETYMQQFFKIVDRSKTEVRWQSEWFGKFTLADVIKLTSRFTIAQMLAREDFKKRFESNRPITITEFLYPLLQAYDSVMVKADVEFGGNDQKFNLLVGRELQSMIGQPSQQVFLTPILTGTDGTKKMSKSLGNYIGVAESPENIFGKVMSIGDDLIIQYFDLLTDVTDEELRHFERDMDGGRTNPMLLKKRLAREIIKQLYSESDAEEADLAFEKVHQRREMPEEINECRVSFEAMKSGDCGDIDLPCLMVATGLASSKGEAKRLIQQGGVSLEGEKVTSEKAQLKSGCVLKAGKRRFARIINSDVVSAS; encoded by the coding sequence ATGCCTGAACTAGACTTCATTTTGAAAAGAGCAGTAAGCGAGATTATCGACGAACAGGACCTGCGCAAGTTGCTCGATACCAGTAGAACATTGCGACTTAAGGAAGGCTTCGATCCCAGCTCCGCCGACATCCACCTCGGCCATATGGTCGGACTCCGCAAGTTGAGGCAGTTGCAGGAACTTGGGCACCAGGTGGTCCTCATTGTCGGCGACTGGACGGCGCAGATCGGAGATCCGACGGGGGCTTCGGTCACGCGCCCGATGCTGACCGCCGAGCAAGTCAAAGCTAACGCCGAGACGTACATGCAACAATTTTTCAAGATAGTCGATCGCTCAAAAACCGAGGTGCGCTGGCAGAGCGAGTGGTTCGGCAAATTCACATTAGCCGATGTCATCAAATTGACCAGTCGGTTCACTATCGCCCAGATGTTAGCCCGTGAAGATTTCAAGAAACGTTTTGAATCCAATCGTCCCATTACCATTACTGAGTTTTTGTACCCACTACTCCAGGCTTATGACTCGGTCATGGTTAAGGCTGATGTCGAGTTCGGCGGCAACGACCAAAAATTCAACCTTCTCGTCGGACGGGAACTTCAATCTATGATCGGCCAACCATCCCAGCAGGTTTTCCTGACGCCGATCCTTACCGGCACCGACGGCACCAAAAAGATGTCCAAAAGCCTGGGAAATTACATAGGAGTGGCCGAATCTCCGGAGAACATTTTCGGTAAGGTCATGTCCATCGGCGACGACCTTATAATTCAATATTTCGACCTCCTGACCGATGTCACCGACGAAGAACTGCGCCACTTCGAGCGGGATATGGACGGTGGCCGGACAAATCCGATGCTACTTAAAAAACGGTTAGCCAGAGAGATCATCAAACAACTTTATAGTGAGTCCGACGCTGAAGAAGCTGATCTCGCTTTCGAAAAAGTTCACCAGCGCAGAGAAATGCCCGAAGAAATCAATGAATGCCGGGTCTCTTTCGAAGCTATGAAATCTGGAGATTGCGGTGATATAGATTTACCGTGCCTGATGGTGGCTACCGGACTAGCATCCAGTAAAGGTGAGGCCAAACGGCTTATCCAGCAGGGCGGTGTCTCCCTCGAAGGCGAAAAAGTCACTTCTGAAAAGGCTCAACTTAAGAGCGGTTGTGTTTTAAAAGCAGGTAAACGCCGCTTCGCCCGGATTATCAATTCAGATGTTGTCAGCGCCTCATAG
- a CDS encoding pyridoxal-phosphate-dependent aminotransferase family protein → MQNLRIPGPTPCPPEVLAAMGRQMINHRGSEFAEIIKDVTVKMKQVFQTKNDLMLLTGSGTAGLEAAVVNVLSPGDTVLGVAIGVFGERFAKIAQTFGANVIPLNFEHGKAADPALIKRALDANSQVKAVLVTHNETSTGVTNDLAAISKVVKGAGKLLMVDCISSLGSLNVPVDEWGIDVAISGSQKGWMVPPGMAMVAVSEAGWQAYAQAKMPRFYFDLGKAKSGLEKGQTPWTPNVSVVFAFQVALNMMLKEGINNIFARHGRIGKFTREGVKSLGLTLLADEKHASNTVTSVVGDHGLDAKKLNKIMKEEFDIVLAGGQGPLEGKIFRIGHLGMVNEKDIQAVLDGLKVALPKAGFVK, encoded by the coding sequence ATGCAGAACCTACGTATTCCCGGTCCAACTCCTTGCCCTCCCGAAGTCCTGGCCGCAATGGGGCGGCAGATGATCAATCACCGCGGCAGCGAGTTCGCCGAGATCATCAAGGACGTCACCGTCAAGATGAAGCAGGTCTTCCAGACAAAGAACGACCTGATGCTGTTGACGGGCTCCGGCACCGCAGGTCTTGAGGCGGCGGTGGTCAATGTGCTTTCCCCCGGCGATACCGTACTAGGGGTGGCGATTGGTGTTTTCGGCGAGCGGTTCGCTAAGATTGCCCAGACATTCGGAGCAAATGTCATCCCTTTGAATTTCGAACACGGTAAAGCTGCCGATCCGGCTTTAATTAAACGGGCCCTTGACGCCAACTCACAAGTCAAAGCGGTGTTGGTTACTCACAACGAGACCTCCACTGGCGTGACTAACGACCTGGCAGCGATAAGCAAGGTGGTCAAGGGTGCCGGGAAACTACTGATGGTTGACTGCATATCATCTTTGGGTTCTCTCAATGTTCCGGTCGATGAATGGGGTATCGACGTTGCTATCTCAGGTTCGCAAAAAGGCTGGATGGTGCCCCCTGGGATGGCTATGGTAGCTGTATCCGAAGCCGGCTGGCAAGCGTATGCTCAGGCCAAGATGCCTCGCTTCTATTTTGACCTTGGCAAAGCGAAATCAGGACTTGAAAAAGGGCAGACTCCCTGGACCCCCAATGTCTCGGTAGTTTTCGCTTTCCAGGTCGCCCTGAATATGATGCTCAAGGAAGGCATCAACAATATCTTCGCCAGACACGGGAGAATCGGCAAGTTCACGCGCGAAGGAGTTAAATCTCTGGGACTTACACTCCTGGCCGATGAAAAACACGCCTCCAATACCGTTACATCGGTGGTCGGCGACCATGGCTTGGATGCGAAGAAACTCAACAAGATCATGAAGGAAGAATTTGATATCGTACTTGCCGGTGGCCAGGGCCCTCTGGAAGGTAAGATTTTCCGTATCGGGCATTTGGGAATGGTCAACGAAAAAGATATTCAGGCTGTCCTTGATGGCCTCAAGGTCGCTTTGCCCAAGGCCGGTTTTGTTAAATAA